CAATGGATGAGGCTACTGATGCTATGAATGGGATGGACTTGGATGGGAGAAATATCATTGAGGAAAAAGCTCAGCCTCAAGGTTCAGGTAGAGACCAAGATGGTGATTGCAGTTGTGATTGTGGCCCTAATAGGGATAGTGGTACTCGAGGAGGATCAGGAAATGACTGCTAAATCAGGACTGCTCTGGTCCCTACGAACACCGTGGTACAGGAAACTTCTGTTTGGGGGAGAAAGAATATTCCTGATAGGTATGCACACAGGTTTCTTTTCAGATATATTAAAGCAGTTGATGCTGTgctgattgaaaaatattttgtgcttGTAGCAGCGCAATTGGAGGTACTGCTGTTACTTGCTGGAGCCAAAGTCCCTTATGTTGCATCTCTCCTTTATTGTTCTCTGGGTGGACAAATCTGCTTGATCAGTCTTTTGATGTGCGAACTTTGGCTAAAAGATTCAACTATTTAATGTCCGTGAATGCTCGTTTTGATATTTTGGTCTGATGACATTGCTTGCTTgacttcaaaaatcaaatttggtcTTACTCTATCAATGCTATAATGGGTCCTGGATTCTCTTTGGGTTACATACTTTAGCACTTGCAAATCCATCTGAGATCAATCTTGGTTGACTTCTACATTGGCATTTGCGACTGCGGAGTGCAGACAGCTTTTCGGTGTCTTGATGGCTCTTTTGAGGATAGGGCGAGAGATTGACCTGTGGAAGTattgccttttctctttgcaaAAGGGAAGCTGCCTTAGAAATGAATGTCCATTTTGGCTATGATTTTTCAAATGTCTTAACTTTTTGAAAAGGAGTTAAGTGGGTAAACTCTATGTTTTCTTATACACATCTGTTATGTGAGCTTTCTGTCTATAGTTTGCACTATATTAACTCACTAAGCTTTTGGCAGGATTCTTGGCCGTTTGTGGTGGTTTGATACACGGTGCCGTTACTTTCGTGTTGTAGGACGTGGTATTAGTcttaaaaattctgaaaagtcCTTATGGTCTCAAGAAGCTATTCATATATGCAATTAACTTGGTAAAATTCCGTTTCACCCTTCACACACTGTACTGATGGAGGAGTTCCTTTCTTGGTAAAACGCGGAGATCTTTTGGAAGCGTTAGCGTTGGTGAGCATGGCAATTTGATTTGCATTGTCTTCTTCCTAGCGATCTCCGGTATTGTATCACCATCTTCAGTGGAAGATTGCTGGTCTCTGTCTCCTCTGTTTGCATTGATCTTCGCTACACACATTCAGCCAGTCATTTGTGATTGATCATGTATCTTCCCCCTTATTTTTTTAGAAGTTGTGCTTGCTCCATCTAAAATTCGTACAGGATTTGATACTCTTGGAATAAGAAAAACCGGATATGATCATctccttttcagtttttctcTGCAGTTACTTGGTTAAGGTTATCGTACATTCTTAAATATGGCTCCgtaaatgaatattttcttttcccgtTGCTTGTCAAAATATTTGGAGATCAAATTGGCAATATGTGCGCGGCAGGGAAGAGTACACTTCTTCCTTGTTAGAATCAGAGAGGAATTTAATCAAAGTATTGGTTAATTTTCAAATAGAGTTTGACAGTAGATTCTATCAGTTTTCTGTTAATCTATGCGACTTTCTTTATATAGTTATTTCTTCAATATCTGAACTAATCACATGCATAACTTGATCCCTAATGTCAAAGACTTTCTTAatagatttttcataatttcaaaatcattccgagtcccccaaaaaaaaaaaaaagctgaaatAGGAAACCCAAAGGATCTTAATCATTATGTTACAAAGTACAAAAATGTCCATTGGAACGTGGTGACTGAATCACCATATGAGTTATAATAACTCCACACTAGGAAATAAAAACCTAAATAGCACTAACATTGACATGCGATACAAGACACGATATGCTgacacatcatttctcaaaaaatagaaaattccaaCACGTTGGAACAAGTGTATTagaaatatatgtttatatatacataataaattttctttttatgattatttcaatcaaattaatttgaatcaaattcataaataaataaataattaaaaaaaaagcccaaaatgaatatacattaaaaacattaattcaaaatttattaatatcctttattgtttcaatttgacaaattcaactctatttcaataattcataaaacttggagaaaaaacaagtaGTCCATATTCGGAACctgcatgttagatatgttggaagaggaaaaaaaaaacttaaaaggtGAATTGTGTATTACGATAAGTGAGAGtcgaagagaaaagaaaactaggtattcttctttctccatttattatttttattgttttgtttatattttgacttctcatttattgaattttaaaaattgaccttAATATCGCAATCACATGTCGGAAACTCATATGTCAGAATTCCGACTCAAGTGTCGGAGAGTGTTAGGAAAATTGACCAGGCATCGAattttccgacacgtgttgaccaAGTGTCCGAGAGTGTCGAACACGTGTTGAAGTATTCGACATGACACGAAAGCTTTTAGAGAATGTTGGTGCTTCATAGATAAAAATCATAGCGGACCACAAAGTCACATTTATGGAAATTCAAGACAATGAATTTAATTACATAGAGTAAATCTCGGAGGGAAAAGCTTGTGCGCGCAATGTTAGCGAAGTCTAGTTCTGTTGATGGACGAGGAGACCATAATAGCAAGCATGGACTGCGTTTTAATCTTGTGGTGAAATTTCATCATCATATGCCCTATGTCTTCAGTCTCATCTCCTCCATTATCCACCGATGCTTCCATTGCTTCAGCCTCTACACAGTCCAAGTGCGTGCCATAATCGCAGTCTGTGCAATAGTAGCACCAGCATCCCTTGGCGATGCTCTCCCGGCACATGTCAGATCAGGCTCTATTCTTGCGTTTGGGAGTAGCACAATGTGAGAGGTTGCTCGTGGTCCTTGCGCTTCGCCATTGTCACCAAGTCAGTGCACTCCGCATAGAGATCATAATGGCGGATCGAGCAGTTGTAGGAGGATGTGGAGCAATAACATCTCGGGAAACATTCCTTCTGAGATCAGAAATCTGAACAAACTGAAGATTTTGGATCTCAGCCAAAATAAATTATCGGGGCAAATACTGGAATCGTTTGGGAATTTAAGGTTATTAATTGAATTGTCTTTGCACAACAATAATTTTCGGGGCTTGATACCATCGTCtcttaaaaattgccaaaatctaCTTCTCTTGGACTTTTCGACCAACAACCTCAGCGGTCATGTACCCCGAGAAATTATGGGCATCTCATCTTTGTCGATTTACCTTGACTTGTCTCAAAATAATCTTATTGGCCCCATTCCAGAAGAAGttcgaaaattgaaaaatcttggCAAACTATATCTTAACGGGAACAGATTATCTCAACAGATTCCAAGCAGTATAGGCAATTGTATAAACATGGAACGCCTATATGTACAGGATAACTTCTTTGAAGGGCCCCTACCATCCATTATGAGTTACATGAGAGGCCTTCAGGTTTTGAATGTTTCCAACAACCAATTGTCCGGCCAAATCCCAAAATTTCTAGAGTCGCTAAATCTGACGAATTTGAGCCTATCTTACAACAATTTCGAGGGTGCATTGCCTACAGGAGGAGTTTTCAAAAGTGTCATTTCAACTTCGGTTGTTGGAAACAAGAAGCTTTGCGGGGGTCTCCCAGATTTTCAACTACCCAAATGCTACTACAAAGagtcaaaatggatgagaataAGTAGAATTGCAAAAATTCTTATATCTATAGTCTCTGCTCTTGTTGGAGTAGCCTGCATACTGTCTTTGTTATACTTCTTCTGGTTTAGACACAATAAGAATGCATTAGCTTCAAGCTCTTCTGAAGACAGACTTTTGCATGTTTCTTATCACAATCTACTAAAAGCGACATGTGGATTCTCCTCCGCCAATCTGCTTGGTGTGGGAAGTTTTGGGTCTGTGTACAAAGGGCTGCTTGATCAAACTCAGTCGGTTGTGGCCATCAAGATTCTCGACCTTACATGTGATGGAGCTTCCAATAGCTTCATAGCCGAGTGCGAGGTCTTGAGAAGAATCCGACACCGTAATCTCGTGAAGGTACTCACGGCATGTTCTGGGTTTGATTTTAATGGAAATGATTTCAAGGCACTGGTCTACGAATTCATGTCGAACGGAAGCTTGGATGAGTGGCTGCACCCAACAGCATCACAATACACAGAGAGAAACAAGTTGAGTCTACTTGAGAGAGTCAATATTGCAATCGATGTTGCTTGTGCACTAGATTATCTTCATCATCACTATGAAATGCCAATAGttcattgtgatctaaagccaAGTAATGTCCTTCTTGACGATGAAATGAATGGACATGTAGGCGATTTTGGGCTTGCCAGGTTCCTTCCAGAAGCAACACATAAGTTGCTAGTCGATCAATCGAGCTCTATCGGAGTAAACGGATCTTTTGGCTACGTAGCTCCAGGTAATGAAGCATACCTTGGGTCATTCAGTTTGTTTCTTTGAACACATAATTGTAGATAGATCCTTAAAGAAAAAAGGCATAGACATAAAACGTCACCaaatatatttcaaacttaATCATTCACCTTGCATCAGTACATTGTTGATTGTTGTAGAGTATGGCGTGGGAAGTGCGGTATCTACAGAAGAAGATGTGTATAGCTTCGGAGTCCTCATTTTGGAGATGTTCATAGGCAAGAGGCCGATTGATGACATGTTTGAAGATGGGTTGGACCTTCATCACTTCACAAAGGCAGCTTTGGCAGATCGAGTGGAGAAGGCAATTGATCCCATTTTGCTTCAAGAAATCGAGGAGTTGGAGAAGAGATGAACAATTGTTCCAAAGGGCAAGAACAAGAGCTAGTGTAGTATCAATGATTGTTTGGTTTTTATCATCGAAGTAGGAATCACTTGCTCTTTTGAGTCTTCGAAGGAGCGAATGGACATCTATGATGCATTGACTAAACTCAAGGAATGAGGAAGAAACTTCTTGAGTTCATTGTCACTATCTAGTTGATGTCAAATTTGAACTTCATATGGAGTCATGTGGTCTTCATGGTCCttgcttttggtttttcttcctttgtaaTTCAACCATTCTCTAGATGTTACCTTTTGTCTTTCAACAACAATTTAGTCTTCATGGTGGGTGTGCACTACTTGTACCTATAATTTTAGTAAATGTTAATTTTGTTGCGTCATGCGGACCAATAAGCTAGGCTACTGAAACCCAAGTGCTTTATTCTTTCTTTGGTTCTTGTTTGTGTGTGTGGCTACTATTAATGGTGCCTTTGGTTTTGCATAAACAAAAGCGGTACACCCTTAGTTGTTCGTTTGGCTTCCACCTGAAGTATCCTTTGGTCAAAGAAGCTCTAAAAAAAGCTGCTCCAGTGACTCCTGATACTGTCATTGTAAAACAAAGTATCTAGGCATGGGAGCCCTTCTGCAAGTTTCCTCTATTGTGATGAGGATTCTTTCGCAGCCATGGAAGAAACCAATTCTTGGCTGTTAATCATTGTGTAGCGCATATTGAAATGGGCAGGATAGTGACTGGTTCTAATGATCCCGTTGTGTTGTAGGCAAGTGGTGGAAACACATCGGTAATTGCCTATGGTGAGGGAAGGCATCGGATTTTGGAGACAATGTGATGTTGCTGCTGCAAACTGCTTAGACAAATTTGCTAGAATCTTGACACTGTCCAACAATTCGAGCCTTGGATACATCATGGAGAAGGTATGTCACCAGAAGTGCCCGTGAAGATCTCTATTTTGTCCATGTGCCCTTGACTTTGTCTTAAAACTGTTCTTATTTGCACTTCACTTTATtttaactaattaatttattttccttcagCGGGTTTAAAATCAACTAAAAACGAATTACGGTGGCAAGGAAGGGACAGCAACAATTTTGTTTCAGCAGTAGGCAAAGGAAGAAGCAAAGGATAGAAAAAGCAAAGGAGGAAGCAAACGGTAGAAATCtaattcatgcattttttttttaatcaattgcaAATTTTGGACAAGAGTTTCAGTCTGTCGGAATAAGTCGgctaataaaaatttgattggcCGGCAAACTCAGCCCCTTAATTGAGATTATCTTAATCACTTATTTGAAGGACGGGGTCGGAGATCTGGAGCTCGagcggctcctcctcctcttccgcCTTCCGGCGGGAGGGCTTGCGGAGGCGGTCGCGGTTCTTGACGAAGAGGTCGATGAGTGAGGTGGGGAAGCCGGTCTCGACGACGAGGGAGCCGCCGCGGCGCGGGGAGGACTGGAGGTCGGCGACGAGGCGGGAGATGCGGGTGACCCTCGACTTCTTCCATGGCAGGGGCATGATCCCCCACCTTCTGCGACACGCGCAGAGCAAGATCGAAAAGGAGCGAGAGATGGTCGAGATggtggagggaaaaaaatggtgataaagaagaagaagaagaagaaggaaaaaagaaaaaagaaaaaggaaagatcgaTGAAATGGTTCGGTGAAGTGGAGGGGGGAAATGAAATTTCCACGGTGGGATTCAACGTTTGTtcttcactttttattttcctcgctgtttctccctctctctctctctctctctcagaggaTGTTTTTCACGTGACTCGAATAGGGGAGAGTGGGAGGGGAAATCCGCGCCGTTCTCCGCGCCCACGCGAGCCTCGCTCGATCTCCTCCGTCGAATTATGCGGCCGTGGGCAGGACCCATAAATCCGACGGTGGATACTCGTTGGGTTCACGTAAGTCCTGTCCACGGAAGTATTGCTCGGAAATTGGCGCTAGCAGCGAGACAATGACTGCGAGTCTGCGAGTAGGGGCCGATGTGAACGGGAGGGAGTGTTCAACTGACGCGTTTCTCTGCAGTTGTGTTTTCGGTTTTCGTATCAGTTTCTTCCGTTCACGCATTTCTTGGGTTTCCATTCATCTATGCTTTCTGGTCCAGCTGGAGACCTTAAACCGAGCCGTCTGGAAAGCCCCCCCACGGACGTAAAACGTGGGGGTTTGCCCATGGGGGGATCGGCCACGGGGTCCTTAACCAGGATACCCTGAGACCCCCCGCTGGAGCAGGGAGGCTAACCGCCACAGGCTCCGCTGCATCTACGCCGACCGCATCCGCATCCCGAGCCGAGCTCCCCTGAGGTTCCGCGTGCGGTGCGTTCCGAGCTCCGCTGCTCCTCTCGGCGCATTCGACGGacgcggcggcgggggcggaggAGTCGACGGTGAGGATGGGAAGGCGAAATCGGTCGTGGATGGAGCCGAAGAGGCCTCAGGGGTGTCACCTCTGATGTCATAATTCTCGACGTCGGAGTAAGCCCCCTCTCTTTCACTCTCTCTATATCTCTTGCACTTTATGTGAATGTACGAGCTAAAGCTtcgattttgttttttggggtATGCCCACTTGAGAGTCTCTGTTTCGTCTCTGCAGGGAATGACTCGTGGGGATATGCAGCGAGCCTGAAGAGAATTTGGAAAAGTCAAGTGAGTTTGCCATTTCTTTCATTTGGGAATATCAGTGCTGCATAAAACGTGCCCTTTATCACAGATTTTCTGTGTCAATTACTCCATCTACTAGTTTAAAGTATGAACTTTTATATCTCTTTGGCTTGTCTAAGGTACATATCAAGAGTTGGGTTTTACTTGCTTAAGATGCACTTCCTTGTCAtcagaagaaaacaaaggcCAAAGGTTACGTAACAAGGAAAGCTGTTGGGCACTACTGTAaaaggttttcttttgaaatattgaacTGGCCTCTTGAGTATGGAGAATCTCAGTCACAATTGTAATCAAATAGTTAGAGTTGTCGCCAGTACAGAAATGTCGCCAGCCCTTGAGTTGCTACATTAGTTCAACATGGTGCTTGCAATAACTGTACCTTTTTTTGTGTCATCATCATTGGTCAGCCTTGGCTTCATGAATCTTTGTTGCTTATTGAGAGTAGTCCAGAAATTCTTACTTCAACAAAGCTCAACATGGAGTTGAAATCTCTGTTACTCATTGAGATTTTGGGGTTTAACAAGCCACACAGCGTGCAAATACCGTGCTTATTTTAGTGTTGAAATTTGGCAGTCACGATGCATGACAGGAGAGGACAACCAAATAAAACTTCATAGTTCTGACTAAACTTATGCAGCATATTGACTTGCGGTTTGAAACCCTGAGAACCTAGCTAGGGAAAAAGGGGCAAACTATGAAGGATAAAACATGTCGCTTTTGCTAGATTTTCTTGTGGAAAAACCATATTCGTGGCAATGGAGACTGAATTGTGGTCCCTTATTTGACTgaacaatttaatttgataGCTAGTTTTAGACTCTAAAATCCTCATTACTTATTCTCGTTGAACGCTTGGATGCAGGTTGGTGGttggatttgaaagaaaaatctcttgtTGTAGTTTTAGAGGCTAGTCGTATTGCTTTTTAAATAGATCAGAGTGGACACTCCATGTTCATTGGCGGAACTCACCAAGTTTTGGATTGGTACTCCTAtctacaaaatggttttgtgtcatctattaaaaaattttacttttcaatAGAACAGTTGACATAACACATCTAGTATGGAAAATGTAGGGGAAGTTGTATTTGCCATTATGAGCTAGTGTGGGTCCCTAGAATTTTGTAACTTGATCAGTCAGGTCTAGTTTAGTGAGTGTGGGCAATAACTGCTCTAGCATTGTATTTAGTTTGTATGCTTCGGATCAATTAACTCTAGAAACCTAaggttctcattttttggaacatgAGATGCATCTGtgctgaaatttcatttggtatATTTACTATCCTTGATATGATTATGTGGTGATGAAGTAAGCATATTAATATCACATAAGTGTCATTTCAAAAACCATCCTCAATTTGTTTTATACATCAAATACCCTCCTCGCATTTCAAAATCTACATCATGCATCTCCCAACCTAAATTGACCGATTTGCTCCTATGCATGCTTGAGATCTAAACCCAGAAAGTGGAATGCAACATTGAGGATGGGGTAATTCGAGAAATATGTATGGGTACGAGATGCAACCCGAAATCCACAAcaacaaccaaaagaaaaaagtgagagTGATTATTGTATGTTCTGGAATTTGAGAATGGGGCATTTGATATGAGTAGCAAAGTCTAGGAAAATAGCTGTAATTTTCCTTGTCATATAATACAAACTAGCAGGTGGTGGTTGACAAGTTCTCTGGATGCTCTCGTCGATTtggttttgtaatttttaatgagaactaAGCAATGGATGAGGCTAATGAGGCTATAAATGGGACAGACTTGGAAGAGGGAaatatgattgtgaaaaaaCCTCAACATCAAGGTTCAGGTAGTGACCAAGATGGTGATTGCAGTCATGACCGTGGTCGTGATTGTGGCCCTAATCGGGACTGTGGTGGTGAAGGTGGAGGTGGAGATGGAGAGTGCTTGTCACAAGCCTGGGCATTCTACAAGGGAGTCTCCTACTGAAGAGGGCAGAGGACGTAGGTATTTGGGGAGGAATGACAGGTatggaggtggaggaggtggtggtggtggtggtggtggtggacaTTGTGGTCCTGATCGAAATGGTGATCAATCTGGCAGGCGCAATAGAGATGGTACTTGAGGAGGATCAGGAAATGACTGCTATAATCAGGATTGTTCTGGTCCCTATGGACGTTGTGTTACAGGAAACTTCTGTTTGGGGTAGAAAGAATACTCCTGATAGGTATGCACACAATTTTTCCAGTTATAGTGAAGTAGTTGATTCTGTgctgattgaaaaatattttgtgcttGTAGCAGGGCAATTGGAGATACTGCTGTTTCTTGCTGGAGTTGTCAAAGTCTCTTCTGTTGCATCTCTTCTTCACTGTTCTCTGGGTGGACAAATCTGCTTGATCAGACTATTGATGTGTGGACTTTGGCTAAAGAATCTGACTGTATAATGTCTGTGAATGCTCGTTTTGATGTTTTGGTCCAGTGACATTGCTTGCTTGACTTAAACAATCAAATTTGGCCTTACCATTTCAATGCTATGAAGGGTACTGGATTCTCTTTCAATTACATGATTTAGCAATTGCAACATCTGAGATTGATCTTGGTTGACTTCTTCATTGCCACTTCCAACTACGGAGTGCAGACAACTTTTTGGTGTCTAGATGGCTCTTTTAAGGATAGGGCGAGAGATTCACCTGTGGAAGTAATGCGTTTCTCTTTTTAAAGAGAAGCTGCCTTAGAAATGAATGCCTGTATTGGCTACAGTTATTCAACTAACTTTTTGAAAGGAGTTAAGCAGGTAAACTCTATGTTTTGTTATACACATTTTATTATGTGAGCTTCCTGTCAATAATTTGCACTATATCAACTTTGCTAATCTTTTGGCAGGATTCTTGGCTGTTTGTGGTGTTTTAATACGCAGTCCCATTAC
This Eucalyptus grandis isolate ANBG69807.140 chromosome 7, ASM1654582v1, whole genome shotgun sequence DNA region includes the following protein-coding sequences:
- the LOC120296380 gene encoding probable LRR receptor-like serine/threonine-protein kinase At3g47570 — translated: MGISSLSIYLDLSQNNLIGPIPEEVRKLKNLGKLYLNGNRLSQQIPSSIGNCINMERLYVQDNFFEGPLPSIMSYMRGLQVLNVSNNQLSGQIPKFLESLNLTNLSLSYNNFEGALPTGGVFKSVISTSVVGNKKLCGGLPDFQLPKCYYKESKWMRISRIAKILISIVSALVGVACILSLLYFFWFRHNKNALASSSSEDRLLHVSYHNLLKATCGFSSANLLGVGSFGSVYKGLLDQTQSVVAIKILDLTCDGASNSFIAECEVLRRIRHRNLVKVLTACSGFDFNGNDFKALVYEFMSNGSLDEWLHPTASQYTERNKLSLLERVNIAIDVACALDYLHHHYEMPIVHCDLKPSNVLLDDEMNGHVGDFGLARFLPEATHKLLVDQSSSIGVNGSFGYVAPGNEAYLGSFSLFL